TGCTTGAAATCGCCGTCGTTCTTGACGGTAGCTTCTTCAAGCTTGTCGTTGTCGACCATGTCGGCGGTCTGGGTGATGACGAATGCGTTGCTGTTGGCGCCCATCGCGCCGGTCAAGACGTCCTTGAAGCTGATATCGTCGCCCGGATTGTAGTTGACGTCGCCGTCCTTGCTGAAGAGCACGTCGCCCTTAACGTTGCCGTCGATGTCGGCGAAATCATTGTCTTCCTTGTAGTCGCCGAGACGGCCGTCGAGCTCGACATCAACGTCGACGTCTACCTCGACCTTGGTCTCGTTCTTGTTCTCGTTGGTGTTCTCGTTCTTGGATTCGTTCTTGTTCTCGTTTTCGTTCTTGTTCTCGGACTCGTTCTTGTTTTCGTTCTCGTTCTTGGATTCGTTCTCGTTTTCGTTCTTGGATTCGTTCTCGTTCTTATTCTCGGACTCGTTTTCGTTCTTGTTCTCGTTGTCGGACTCGTTTTCGTTCTTGTTTTCGTTTTCGTTCTTGTTTTCGTTCTCGCTGTCGCCGCCCAAATCAATGTCGTTGCCGACGAATTGCAGGCCAAACGCGTTGAGATTGTTGCTGTTACGATCAGATGACATCGTGTTGTCCTCGGTTGGGACCGCATTCACTTGACCGTTCTCATCTTTCACACGGTCTTGGGTTCACGCGGTCGGTTGAGATTTCGATGGAGAAACGATGGGTTGCCTGGCTGAGGGGACTGATAGCCGGGTACCCCTGAACTCTGGATGGCTGAAGACCTCCCCGTTGTTGGCGGGTGGGGGGCTCGGATTCTCACAATGTCGTGAACGCAAGACCGTTGCAGATGGCCCAAATCGCGACTGATTGCTGAATCTCAAGCACCCACGCCCATGTTGCTTGAACCAACAAAGTTTGTGGCCGTGACCCTGAAATTGTAAGCTGACAGTTCGCGCTAGGCTGTTTGGGTCAGCCCGCGAAGAAGTCGCGGCGCTGATCTAGCTATTGCAGCCGATGATCGGTCAGAAATATTGGTCTCTTGCCACAATTCTACAATTGAGAGTCATTTTCTGCAGAATTGCCCAAGTCCCGGCTGCTTGCAGCGGGCGAAAAGGCAGTGCCGATGATCGTATGGTTGGGCTAGCCGAAATAGACCGAAGGGCTAGCTCGCTTGGGCGCCAAATTGCCCGGAAGGGCTACACGACGGCTTTCGCTAGCTCATCTTGCATATACCGAACCGTTAACAAGCGGTATATGGTACCTAAATAATGCTCCCCATGAGGCGGCACCTGGGGGAAAAAAAGACGCGCATTTGTGAACATTGGGTGGGTGAACTAATGTACCGAGTGGCAATTCCCAGCGCACGCCGCGCCAACGGAGCTGACGGCTCTGCGCAGAAGACCTGCAAGACATTGCTGATTGTTGCTCCTGCCGATTTTGTGTCGGAGAGCCTTATCTTTGCGATCGAACGCGAGTTCCACTGGATCACAGTCGATCAGGTGCCGACGCTCGCCGATGCCTGCGTTGGCTTTGATGCCCCCGTGTCGCTGATCCTGGTCGAGGCCAAGCAACTGCCCCAGGTGGAGGCCCAGTCCGAACGGCTGTCGCTGCTGCATCCCTCGGCGCAGATCATGCTGATCCAGGAAGACGGACGGCAGGAAGTTTCGATCCGCGACGTGGTCACGGCGCGCAATGTGCGTGGCGTGCTGCCGATGAACCTCAAACTCGACGTCTGGCTGTCGGTCGTCCGCCTGGTGTTGCGCGGCGGCGAATATTTCCCGCTGTCGCTGTTCGAGCCGATCATCGAGCGTCGGCGTGCCGGCTCCACCGGGCCAGCCGTCAGTTTCGACGCCCCGCAGAAGCCGCAAGCGCCACAGGACAACGAGACCGACGACTTCGACGAGCTCACCGAGCGCGAATTGCAGATCCTGGCGATGGTTGCACGTGGCCTGCAGAACAAGCTGATCGCCGCGGCCCTCGGGCTTTCCGAGCACACGGTGAAGATCCATCTGCACAACATCATCACCAAGCTCGGCGCCCATAACCGCACCGAAGCCGCTGCTGTCTATCACAAGCGGCGGGAGAGCGGTGGCGAGCGACG
The nucleotide sequence above comes from Aminobacter aminovorans. Encoded proteins:
- a CDS encoding helix-turn-helix transcriptional regulator, whose translation is MYRVAIPSARRANGADGSAQKTCKTLLIVAPADFVSESLIFAIEREFHWITVDQVPTLADACVGFDAPVSLILVEAKQLPQVEAQSERLSLLHPSAQIMLIQEDGRQEVSIRDVVTARNVRGVLPMNLKLDVWLSVVRLVLRGGEYFPLSLFEPIIERRRAGSTGPAVSFDAPQKPQAPQDNETDDFDELTERELQILAMVARGLQNKLIAAALGLSEHTVKIHLHNIITKLGAHNRTEAAAVYHKRRESGGERRVGDVAVLHAQQTLS